A stretch of the Desmospora activa DSM 45169 genome encodes the following:
- a CDS encoding helix-turn-helix domain-containing protein: MTGPVMNIEEAAKYLKSNPSTLYKMLRSGKIKGAKVGKEWRVHKDVLDDYLKGVPHNDQQEDE; encoded by the coding sequence TTGACAGGACCAGTAATGAACATAGAAGAAGCAGCAAAATACTTAAAATCCAATCCTTCGACTTTATACAAGATGCTTCGATCAGGAAAAATCAAAGGGGCGAAGGTAGGGAAAGAATGGAGAGTTCACAAGGATGTTTTGGATGATTACCTCAAAGGAGTACCACATAACGACCAACAGGAGGATGAATAA
- a CDS encoding ParM/StbA family protein, translating into MAIINLGVDGGNNLGKVAGPHGATMFNSLMGEYKPNNLREGKLFDDDMVWEYLNNGTRGIAGEFVKYETKKGLSGTKKSMSKNHPQAGMRVLLGIVWYIEQFNITQREFNIGTLNTIGAIKLNGNQDKVEMQERLLGEHSLIVNDTRYDFRIHNVGVFPETAVAGLSDPVDDIHHVIELGSGQTGMATLLKSKYIAERSDTLSFGLQNGVTDNYGEIARRLTERAEELDWEQDELTRLCGGGAKVSALVKEIRDAFGSHLPILRPKLRLLDGRVIEEDPIYANSIAVQRLMEKKFGVVA; encoded by the coding sequence ATGGCGATTATCAATTTGGGAGTAGACGGTGGAAATAACCTTGGGAAGGTAGCAGGTCCACATGGGGCAACGATGTTTAACAGCTTGATGGGCGAATACAAACCTAACAATTTGCGGGAAGGAAAGCTTTTTGACGATGACATGGTATGGGAGTACTTAAACAATGGAACGCGGGGCATTGCGGGAGAGTTTGTGAAGTATGAGACGAAGAAGGGGCTTTCTGGCACCAAAAAATCCATGAGTAAAAACCATCCGCAAGCTGGAATGCGGGTCCTTCTAGGCATCGTTTGGTATATCGAGCAGTTCAACATAACCCAACGAGAGTTTAATATTGGTACTTTGAATACGATTGGAGCCATTAAACTCAACGGTAATCAGGACAAGGTGGAAATGCAGGAACGCTTATTAGGAGAACATTCTTTAATCGTGAATGATACGCGGTATGATTTTCGCATTCACAATGTTGGTGTGTTTCCTGAAACGGCAGTTGCAGGCCTTTCTGATCCTGTAGATGATATTCACCATGTTATTGAACTAGGCAGCGGTCAAACCGGTATGGCAACGTTGCTGAAATCAAAGTATATTGCGGAGCGATCGGACACGCTCTCGTTTGGTCTGCAAAACGGAGTTACCGACAATTACGGGGAGATTGCCCGTCGCCTTACGGAACGTGCAGAAGAGCTTGATTGGGAGCAGGATGAATTGACCCGGCTTTGTGGCGGCGGTGCGAAGGTATCTGCTTTGGTAAAAGAGATTCGGGATGCATTTGGTAGTCACTTACCAATTTTACGACCAAAATTACGATTATTGGATGGACGGGTAATTGAAGAAGATCCAATCTACGCAAACAGCATCGCAGTACAACGGCTGATGGAGAAGAAATTTGGAGTCGTCGCCTAA
- a CDS encoding helix-turn-helix domain-containing protein — protein MNKKIVFTLDEAADYLMVHPQTLYKMCRNGQLPAAKVGRSWRFHRDILDSFLKGEFQNGGNQEKVYHPG, from the coding sequence GTGAATAAGAAAATCGTTTTCACTCTAGATGAAGCTGCGGATTACCTTATGGTTCATCCACAGACTCTATATAAAATGTGCCGAAATGGCCAACTACCCGCTGCTAAAGTCGGACGATCCTGGAGATTTCATCGAGATATCTTAGATAGCTTCCTGAAAGGCGAATTTCAAAATGGGGGAAATCAAGAGAAGGTATATCATCCAGGATAA